Part of the Cuniculiplasma divulgatum genome, CAGATAATTTTTGATTTGCTGTAAATCCATAATCTGTGAAAACAAACTATCTTATTACTGTTTCCTCAATTTTGCTGAAAGAATAAGGATGTTTAAATAAGTAATAACCATAATTAAAGGTAATATCCAATGGCTAGAAAAGCACTCTTTATTGACAGGGACGGAACCATAAACAGGGACTGCCCATACTGCCATGATCTTAAGGATCTGTATGTTTATGATGATGCTGTTCAGATCATGAAGGAATATGAAGAAAAGGGATATCTAATCATAATCATAACAAACCAGTCAGGAATTAACAGGGGTTATTTTACAGAAAATGAATTTCATTTATTCCAGAATGAATTGCTTAAAAGACTGAAAGATAAAGGTGTAAATGTTGACAAAACATATTACTGCCCCCATAGACCTGAGGAGAACTGCAACTGCAGGAAGCCTAATATTGGAATGATCCAGAAGGCCATGGAAGATTTTGATATAGATATCAAAAATTCTGTAATAATGGGCGACAGGGATGATATGGAAGGAGAGATGGGGAGAAAGCTAAGAATAGAATACATTATATTGAAAAGGTAACATATACTACTTTTAGACGTTGAAATATGATATTATAAAAATCACACCTTCTTGTTGGCTAACTAATGTTCCAAATATAACAAATTTCCCCAATCAGCTTAAACACAAAATAAAAAGCAGTTTTAGCAATATTATACAAAATTCAAGAAAAACGGAATTGTCAAAAAATAAACTGACATTACATTGTGAAGGCATTGTTCAAAATCATCATTCGAAAGGGAGACATCAAAATCTTAAATCAATTTAAAATCATGCGAAATTTAAATAAGACCAATTCTTGAAACTATTTCCCTAGCTATGGTAAACGTAAGGAAATCCTCAGAAATCATATTATTTATTTCTGACAGCGATATTTCCTCGAATCTTTTAAAGTAGGTTAAATCCATTTCTATTTGCTCATTTGACTTTTCAAAATATGGCTTGTAAATTTCCATATTTTCTGATGAACATGCCATAGAAAAGTCTTCCATGACGCTCTGAGAATAGTCATTATAAAAAATCTTTCCATAAACTCCTTCGTTTGGCGTACCAACAGAAATCATCCATCTCCTTTCAAGATTACCATAATATTTTCTCTAGGAAGCCCTGATTAAACTTTCAAATTCAGAATATGAGATATTTGTTATGGTAAATAATTGATTTCCATTAACTGCAACTATTTTTCTTCCATGCATCTCGAGGACGCAGGTTTGACAGTATGCGATTGTTGCACTATAGCAAGATGATTTTATGGCACGCCTGATGCTGTCAATGTTTACGCTTTGATCAATAATATTTAATGTTACACCATCAAAATTAATGCGTCCAGATTTAATCAGATCATCAACTGCAAGTCTTACTTCATTCGTCTC contains:
- a CDS encoding D-glycero-alpha-D-manno-heptose-1,7-bisphosphate 7-phosphatase, whose product is MARKALFIDRDGTINRDCPYCHDLKDLYVYDDAVQIMKEYEEKGYLIIIITNQSGINRGYFTENEFHLFQNELLKRLKDKGVNVDKTYYCPHRPEENCNCRKPNIGMIQKAMEDFDIDIKNSVIMGDRDDMEGEMGRKLRIEYIILKR